A genomic segment from Ornithorhynchus anatinus isolate Pmale09 chromosome 16, mOrnAna1.pri.v4, whole genome shotgun sequence encodes:
- the LOC100087776 gene encoding disintegrin and metalloproteinase domain-containing protein 30-like, with protein MGAAGTALLLLGLGGLLAAPDDWGFSSSEVVIPRRLTPRGGEAEEPGRLSYLLPLEGRRHVLHLRPKKLLLPRRLPVFTFTARGELLEEHPYVPHGCYYRGAVEGAPDSLATFSTCFGGLWGMLQLQGRLYQVEPLPASATFEHRVSRLVERPPGNLTCGLTDEEITRQAAQFRPPASFRRVDWHDAYIHPKYLELAVVVDNGRYRFREKNLSQILQDTITLVNFADSQFQEMKGHIFLKAMEVWTDRDRVNVSHPKLLPIFSEFVPYQQNHMYPRTQHDHAHLFVSKTFPDALGWAFRGSACAERQMGSVSVLIGKSLLDPAEWFTHELGHACGMIHDTEHCKCDKSTCIMGISGSHNGGFSNCSFNDYFSYVSRYSSCLDNIPEQFLIEEKCGNKMVELGEDCDCGSERECEKDACCLSNCTLSPGAECASGLCCERCHFIPAKKVCRPRQSECDLDEFCNGTSNMCPEDVYKQDGTPCSDSDICYHGGCHSHLRQCRALFGKNAVDAPLLCYEEVNGYVDRFGNCGLEGNLYKKCLVGSMLCGRVQCVNVKAIPSMPDHTSVIQTHVKANNTMCWGTDYHSSMHTMRIADIGDVKDGSFCGTGLICINRTCLNMSLLNYDCEPQKCNNQGVCNNKRNCHCDFGWAPPFCDTPGDGGSIDSGPPGKSVVATMFQVWLIFLLRIILFLASWIPASMYIKVCKKLSSSKTNRKGKDDQNVPGIPKSELKQNFIVHYLCKLQRYCQRPFC; from the coding sequence atgggggcggcggggaccgcCCTCCTGCTGCTCGGCCTGGGcggcctcctcgccgcccccgaCGACTGGGGCTTCTCCTCCTCCGAGGTGGTCATCCCCCGGAGGCTGACCCCCCGCggcggggaggccgaggagcCCGGCCGGCTGTCCTACCTGCTGCCCCTCGAGGGCCGGAGGCACGTGCTGCACCTGCGGCCCAAGAAGCTGCTGCTGCCCCGCCGCCTGCCCGTCTTCACCTTCACGGCCCGGGGGGAGCTGCTGGAGGAGCACCCCTACGTGCCCCACGGCTGCTACTACCGCGGGGCCGTGGAGGGCGCCCCGGACTCCCTGGCCACCTTCAGCACCTGCTTCGGGGGGCTGTGGGGGATGCTGCAGCTGCAAGGCCGCCTCTACCAGGTGGAGCCCCTGCCGGCCTCCGCCACCTTCGAGCACCGGGTGTCCCGGCTGGTCGAACGGCCGCCGGGCAACCTGACCTGCGGCCTCACCGACGAGGAGATCACCCGCCAGGCGGCCCAGTTCCGGCCGCCGGCCTCTTTCCGGCGGGTCGACTGGCACGACGCCTACATACACCCCAAGTATCTGGAGCTGGCCGTGGTGGTGGACAATGGCAGGTACAGATTCAGAGAAAAGAATTTATCCCAAATCCTCCAGGACACAATTACTCTGGTCAATTTTGCTGACTCGCAGTTTCAAGAGATGAAAGGTCACATCTTTTTAAAAGCCATGGAGGTCTGGACAGACCGTGACAGAGTGAATGTTTCACATCCAAAGTTACTTCCGATCTTCTCGGAATTTGTACCTTACCAGCAAAATCACATGTATCCCCGTACCCAACACGATCACGCACATTTGTTTGTGTCGAAAACTTTTCCCGATGCCTTAGGCTGGGCCTTTCGTGGCAGTGCCTGTGCTGAAAGACAGATGGGGTCTGTATCCGTTCTAATAGGGAAGTCACTACTTGATCCCGCGGAGTGGTTCACCCACGAATTAGGGCATGCGTGTGGCATGATCCACGATACAGAACATTGTAAGTGCGATAAATCAACATGCATCATGGGGATCAGTGGTTCCCATAATGGGGGTTTTAGTAATTGCAGTTTTAACGATTATTTCTCCTACGTAAGCCGGTATTCCTCCTGTCTCGATAATATTCCAGAACAGTTCCTGATAGAAGAGAAATGTGGTAATAAAATGGTGGAATTGGGAGAGGACTGTGACTGTGGATCagagagggagtgtgagaaagATGCCTGTTGCCTGTCAAACTGCACATTGAGCCCTGGGGCAGAGTGTGCTTCTGGGCTGTGCTGTGAAAGATGCCATTTTATTCCAGCCAAAAAGGTCTGTAGGCCAAGGCAAAGTGAATGCGATCTCGACGAGTTCTGTAACGGGACCTCAAATATGTGCCCAGAAGATGTGTACAAGCAGGATGGGACCCCGTGTAGTGACAGCGACATCTGTTACCATGGTGGTTGTCATTCCCACCTTCGGCAGTGCAGAGCCCTTTTCGGTAAAAACGCCGTGGATGCTCCGTTACTGTGTTATGAAGAGGTGAATGGATATGTTGACCGTTTTGGGAACTGTGGGTTAGAGGGAAACCTTTACAAAAAATGTTTGGTAGGTAGTATGTTgtgtgggagagtgcagtgtgtcAATGTGAAGGCCATTCCTTCTATGCCAGACCATACGTCAGTCATTCAGACTCATGTGAAAGCCAACAATACCATGTGCTGGGGGACGGACTACCATTCGTCAATGCACACAATGAGAATCGCTGATATTGGGGATGTCAAAGACGGCAGCTTCTGCGGCACTGGCTTGATATGCATTAACAGGACTTGCCTCAACATGTCTCTCCTCAATTACGACTGTGAACCTCAAAAGTGTAACAATCAAGGGGTATGCAACAACAAGAGAAATTGCCACTGTGATTTTGGTTGGGCCCCTCCGTTCTGTGATACTCCTGGGGACGGAGGGAGCATTGACAGCGGCCCTCCAGGCAAATCGGTTGTTGCAACGATGTTTCAAGTTTGGTTGATTTTTCTCCTCCGGATCATTCTTTTTCTTGCCTCCTGGATCCCAGCCTCCATGTATATAAAAGTTTGTAAAAAATTGTCATCatcaaaaacaaacagaaagggAAAAGATGACCAAAACGTCCCTGGGATCCCCAAATCAGAGCTAAAGCAAAATTTTATAGTGCATTATCTATGCAAGCTTCAAAGATACTGCCAGAGGCCTTTTTGCTGA
- the LOC100087800 gene encoding disintegrin and metalloproteinase domain-containing protein 30-like: protein MGAAGTALLLLGLGGLLLAAPDDWGFSSSEVVIPRRLTPRGGEAEEPGRLSYLLPLEGRRHVLHLRPKKLLLPRRLPVFTFTARGELLEEQPYVPHGCYYRGAVEGAPGSLATFSTCYRGLWGMLRLHGRLYQVEPLPASATFEHRVSWQDEKAPGNLTCGLTGEEIARQAAQFRPPASFRQFDWHDSYIHPKYVELAVAVDNARYRFRKNNISAVIQDAIFLVNFADSHFQELKAHISLKAVEVWTDRDKVSTKHSRIYRLVNDFSRYQLNNLYPRIQHDFSHLFVSKSFGNLTGWANFGGACNASRMASVSSLTGQSLLDPALWFTHELGHGCGMNHDDRYCKCKGTSCIMETAGIRNGGFSNCSFSYFFSFTNQLAPCLSNVPEQLLVVDTCGNKVVEWGEECDCGSEEECEKDACCLSNCTLSPGAACASELCCKGCQFVPATTVCRPRQTECDLDEFCNGTSSMCPEDVYKQDGTPCSEGAICYRGGCRSHLRQCRALFGKEAVDAPLLCYEEVNGYVDRFGNCGLEQHLYRECAVHDMLCGRVQCVNVKTIPSMPDHTSIIQTHVKDSNTMCWGTDYHAAMQTLRIADVGDVEDGTFCGTGLICMNRTCLDASLLNYDCEPQKCNHRGVCNNKKNCHCKYGWAPPLCETPGDGGSIDSGPPGKPVVATFQVWPIFILRIILFVASFILASVKCITLCKKLPFSKIKTVRTKFPKFPKFPKFPKFPKFPKFPQVPKLTRDAQN, encoded by the coding sequence atgggggcggcggggaccgcCCTCCTGCTGCTCGGCCTGGGCGGcctcctcctcgccgcccccgACGACTGGGGCTTCTCCTCCTCCGAGGTGGTCATCCCCCGGAGGCTGACCCCCCGCggcggggaggccgaggagcCCGGCCGGCTGTCCTACCTGCTGCCCCTCGAGGGCCGGAGGCACGTGCTGCACCTGCGGCCCAAGAAGCTGCTGCTGCCCCGCCGCCTGCCCGTCTTCACCTTCACGGCCCGGGGGGAGCTGCTGGAGGAGCAGCCCTACGTGCCCCACGGCTGCTACTACCGCGGGGCCGTGGAGGGCGCCCCGGGCTCCCTGGCCACCTTCAGCACCTGCTACCGAGGGCTGTGGGGGATGCTGCGGCTGCACGGTCGCCTCTACCAGGTGGAGCCCCTGCCGGCCTCCGCCACCTTCGAGCACCGGGTGTCCTGGCAGGACGAGAAGGCCCCGGGCAACCTGACCTGCGGCCTCACCGGCGAGGAGATCGCCCGCCAGGCGGCCCAGTTCCGGCCGCCGGCCTCTTTCCGGCAGTTCGACTGGCACGACTCCTACATACACCCCAAGTATGTGGAGCTGGCCGTGGCGGTGGACAACGCCAGGTACAGATTTAGGAAAAACAATATTTCCGCAGTCATTCAGGATGCCATTTTCCTGGTGAATTTCGCAGACTCACACTTTCAGGAGCTGAAAGCTCACATCTCTTTGAAAGCCGTGGAGGTCTGGACCGACCGTGACAAAGTGAGTACTAAGCATTCAAGGATATATCGTTTAGTTAATGATTTTTCACGTTACCAGCTAAATAACTTATATCCTCGTATCCAACATGACTTTTCACATTTGTTTGTGTCCAAGTCTTTTGGCAATTTAACAGGGTGGGCCAATTTCGGTGGCGCTTGTAATGCAAGTCGGATGGCATCCGTTTCTAGTCTGACAGGCCAATCGCTGCTTGATCCTGCACTGTGGTTCACTCACGAATTGGGCCACGGCTGTGGCATGAACCACGATGATCGCTATTGCAAGTGCAAAGGAACATCATGTATCATGGAGACTGCCGGCATCCGGAATGGTGGTTTTAGTAACTGCAGTTTCAGTTATTTTTTCTCCTTCACAAACCAGCTTGCCCCCTGTCTCAGTAATGTTCCAGAACAGTTATTGGTAGTAGACACATGTGGTAAcaaagtggtggaatggggagaggaatgtGACTGTGGATCAGAGGAGGAGTGTGAAAAAGATGCCTGTTGCCTGTCAAACTGCACATTGAGCCCTGGGGCAGCATGTGCTTCTGAACTATGCTGCAAAGGGTGCCAATTTGTTCCAGCAACAACGGTCTGTAGGCCGAGGCAAACTGAATGTGACCTCGACGAGTTCTGTAACGGGACCTCAAGTATGTGCCCAGAAGATGTGTACAAGCAGGATGGGACCCCGTGTAGTGAAGGCGCCATCTGTTACCGTGGCGGTTGTCGTTCCCACCTTCGGCAGTGCAGAGCCCTTTTTGGTAAAGAAGCCGTGGATGCTCCGTTATTGTGTTATGAGGAGGTAAATGGATATGTTGACCGATTTGGGAACTGTGGGTTAGAGCAACACCTTTACAGAGAATGTGCAGTACATGATATGTTGTGTGGAAGAGTGCAGTGTGTCAATGTGAAGACCATCCCTTCTATGCCGGACCATACGTCAATCATTCAAACTCATGTGAAAGACAGCAATACCATGTGCTGGGGGACAGACTACCACGCAGCAATGCAAACACTAAGAATCGCTGATGTCGGGGACGTTGAAGATGGCACCTTCTGCGGCACTGGCTTGATATGCATGAACAGGACCTGCCTCGATGCGTCTCTCCTCAATTATGACTGCGAACCTCAAAAATGTAACCATCGAGGGGTGTGTAACAACAAGAAAAACTGCCACTGCAAATATGGCTGGGCCCCTCCATTGTGTGAGACTCCTGGGGACGGAGGGAGCATTGACAGTGGCCCTCCAGGCAAACCGGTTGTTGCAACATTTCAAGTTTGGCCCATTTTCATTCTCCGGATCATCCTTTTTGTTGCCTCCTTTATCCTAGCCTCCGTAAAGTGTATAACACTTTGTAAAAAGTTACCATTCTCAAAAATAAAGACAGTAAGAACAAAATTTCCAAAATTTCCCAAATTTCCCAAATTTCCCAAATTTCCAAAATTTCCAAAATTTCCCCAAGTTCCCAAACTTACAAGAGATGCACAAAATTAG
- the LOC100086774 gene encoding disintegrin and metalloproteinase domain-containing protein 30-like, with amino-acid sequence MGAAGTALLLLGLGGLLAAPDDWGFSSSEVVIPRRLTPRGGEAEEPGRLSYLLPLEGRRHVLHLRPKKLLLPRRLPVFTFTARGELLEEQPYVPHGCYYRGAVEGAPGSLATFSTCSRGLWGMLRLHGRLYQVEPLPASATFEHRVSWLDEKAPGNLTCGFTDEEITRQAAQFRPSASFRRVDWHDSYIHPKYVELAVAVDNGRYRFRKNNISAVIQDAIFLVNFADSHFQGLKARVFLKALEIWTDRDKVNTKHSKIFQVLAEFSIYQHDNIYPRVQQDFTHLFVSKTFPDAMGKAFVGTMCNPRLGASISSLPGKSMFDPALWFTHELGHACGMKHDEEYCTCKGSTCVMGAGGIFLGGFSNCSFIEYFYFTNFFATCLNNIPGQLFAIETCGNKVVENGEECDCGSERECKKDACCLSNCTLSPGTVCASGLCCKRCQFVPAKKVCRPRQSECDLDEFCNGTSNLCPEDVYKQDGTPCSDGTVCYHGNCHSHLRQCRALFGKGAKNAPLLCYKEVNEYVDRFGNCGLKENIYRECLARDMLCGRVQCVNVKTIPSMPDHTSVIQTHVEANNTMCWGTDYHAAMKSLKITDIGDVKDGTFCGTDLICINRTCLNVSLLNYDCEPQKCNQRGVCNSKRNCHCDYGWAPPFCETPGDGGSVDSGPSGKPVVAKTFRVWSIFILRFIFLVATLILIPFMRVSFS; translated from the coding sequence atgggggcggcggggaccgcCCTCCTGCTGCTCGGCCTGGGcggcctcctcgccgcccccgaCGACTGGGGCTTCTCCTCCTCCGAGGTGGTCATCCCCCGGAGGCTGACCCCCCGCggcggggaggccgaggagcCCGGCCGGCTGTCCTACCTGCTGCCCCTCGAGGGCCGGAGGCACGTGCTGCACCTGCGGCCCAAGAAGCTGCTGCTGCCCCGCCGCCTGCCCGTCTTCACCTTCACGGCCCGGGGGGAGCTGCTGGAGGAGCAGCCCTACGTGCCCCACGGCTGCTACTACCGCGGGGCCGTGGAGGGCGCCCCGGGCTCCCTGGCCACCTTCAGCACCTGCTCCCGGGGGCTGTGGGGGATGCTGCGGCTGCACGGCCGTCTCTACCAGGTGGAGCCCCTGCCGGCCTCCGCCACCTTCGAGCACCGCGTGTCCTGGCTGGACGAGAAGGCCCCGGGCAATCTGACCTGCGGCTTCACCGACGAGGAGATCACCCGCCAGGCGGCCCAGTTCCGGCCGTCGGCCTCTTTCCGGCGGGTCGACTGGCACGACTCCTACATACACCCCAAGTATGTGGAGCTGGCTGTGGCGGTGGACAATGGCAGGTACAGATTCAGGAAAAACAATATTTCCGCAGTCATTCAGGATGCCATTTTCCTGGTGAATTTTGCAGATTCACACTTTCAGGGGCTGAAAGCTCGCGTGTTTCTGAAAGCCCTGGAAATCTGGACCGACCGTGACAAAGTGAATACtaagcattcaaaaatatttCAAGTACTTGCTGAATTTTCGATTTACCAGCATGATAACATATATCCTCGAGTCCAACAAGATTTTACACATTTGTTTGTGTCGAAGACGTTTCCTGATGCCATGGGGAAGGCCTTTGTTGGTACCATGTGTAATCCGAGGCTAGGTGCATCTATATCCAGTCTGCCAGGGAAAAGTATGTTTGATCCTGCACTCTGGTTCACCCATGAACTGGGGCACGCCTGTGGTATGAAACATGATGAAGAGTACTGTACGTGCAAAGGATCAACATGTGTCATGGGAGCTGGCGGGATCTTTCTTGGTGGTTTTAGTAATTGCAGTTTCATTGAATATTTCTACTTCACTAATTTTTTTGCCACATGTCTCAATAATATACCAGGACAGTTATTTGCAATAGAGACATGCGGTAACAAAGTGGTGGAAAATGGAGAGGAATGTGACTGTGGGTCAGAGAGGGAGTGTAAGAAAGATGCCTGTTGCCTGTCAAACTGCACACTGAGCCCTGGGACAGTGTGTGCCTCTGGACTGTGCTGCAAAAGATGCCAATTTGTTCCAGCCAAAAAGGTCTGTAGGCCAAGGCAAAGTGAATGCGATCTTGACGAGTTCTGTAATGGGACCTCAAATTTGTGCCCAGAAGATGTGTACAAGCAGGATGGGACCCCGTGTAGTGACGGCACCGTCTGTTATCATGGCAATTGCCATTCCCACCTTCGGCAGTGCAGAGCCCTTTTTGGTAAAGGAGCCAAGAACGCTCCCTTACTGTGTTATAAGGAGGTAAATGAGTACGTGGACCGATTTGGGAACTGTGGCTTAAAGGAAAACATTTACAGAGAATGTTTGGCACGTGATATGTTGTGTGGAAGAGTGCAGTGTGTCAATGTGAAGACCATTCCTTCTATGCCAGACCATACATCAGTCATTCAAACTCATGTGGAAGCCAACAATACCATGTGCTGGGGGACGGACTACCATGCAGCAATGAAATCACTGAAAATCACTGATATCGGGGACGTCAAAGACGGGACCTTCTGTGGCACTGACTTGATATGCATTAACAGGACCTGCCTCAATGTGTCTCTCCTCAATTACGATTGCGAACCTCAAAAGTGTAACCAACGAGGGGTGTGCAACAGCAAGAGAAACTGCCACTGTGATTATGGCTGGGCCCCCCCGTTCTGTGAGACTCCTGGGGATGGGGGCAGCGTTGACAGCGGCCCTTCAGGCAAACCGGTTGTTGCAAAGACGTTTCGAGTTTGGTCCATTTTCATTCTTCGTTTCATTTTTTTAGTTGCCACGTTGATCCTCATACCCTTTATGCGTGTATCATTTTCTTGA